A window of the Paenibacillus woosongensis genome harbors these coding sequences:
- the secF gene encoding protein translocase subunit SecF produces the protein MSFKNKLLNLNFVHISKRCYTFSIILTIIGFISLAVFGLNYSVDFKAGSNVDISFTKNVTSEQIEPILENIGVLEGSKITPGVDRMSIRFDEVLNEDQDHQLKGEILKLDSGASMEINTVDPEMAKELAANAIWAVLLSSLGIIVYVGIRFEWRFAIAAIIALLHDAFMVVTIFSIFRLEVDLTFIIAVLTIIGYSINDTIVIFDRIRENLRFAKQKTRQDLIDLVNKSVSQTIMRSLYTALTVFIAALFLLLLGGASIRMFSLAMVIGLLFGAYSSIFIASPLWFVLKSKQKNKPAKAS, from the coding sequence GTGAGCTTTAAAAATAAATTATTGAATTTGAATTTTGTGCACATTAGCAAGCGCTGCTACACATTTTCCATCATATTAACGATTATTGGCTTCATCTCATTGGCTGTGTTTGGCCTCAATTATAGCGTCGATTTCAAAGCCGGTTCCAATGTCGACATTTCGTTCACGAAGAACGTGACTTCAGAACAAATCGAGCCCATCCTGGAGAATATCGGGGTTCTGGAAGGATCGAAAATCACTCCGGGCGTAGACCGGATGTCGATCCGCTTCGATGAGGTGTTAAACGAAGATCAGGATCACCAATTGAAGGGCGAGATACTGAAGCTCGACAGCGGTGCATCTATGGAAATCAATACCGTTGATCCGGAAATGGCGAAGGAGCTGGCGGCAAATGCGATATGGGCCGTACTGCTCTCAAGCCTCGGGATTATCGTCTATGTCGGCATCAGGTTTGAATGGCGCTTTGCGATCGCTGCCATTATCGCCTTGCTGCATGATGCCTTTATGGTGGTGACGATTTTCTCCATCTTCCGCTTAGAGGTAGATTTGACCTTTATTATTGCGGTGCTCACCATCATTGGTTATTCGATTAATGATACGATTGTTATCTTTGACCGGATTCGGGAAAACCTGCGGTTTGCCAAACAGAAGACACGCCAGGATTTGATCGATCTCGTAAACAAGAGCGTATCCCAAACCATTATGCGGTCACTGTATACCGCTTTGACCGTATTTATTGCCGCTTTATTCCTGCTCCTGCTGGGAGGAGCGTCGATCAGGATGTTCTCGCTGGCCATGGTTATCGGGCTGCTGTTCGGGGCGTATTCCTCGATCTTTATTGCCAGCCCGCTGTGGTTTGTGCTTAAGAGCAAGCAAAAAAACAAACCGGCCAAAGCGTCCTAA
- the secD gene encoding protein translocase subunit SecD, which yields MKRLIAFITVVVVSTAIMAWTSPGLLRDVHLGLDLKGGFEILYEAEPFEAGAKVTKESLLKTAQSLEKRANQLGTSEPEVTTEGTNRIRLKLAGVTDENEVRKLMKKPSTLTFRSKDGTETSPEQFNKIELVGTDFVEGGASVQFNQLNQPEIAIKLKDKEKFAKVTERLLGKELAIFLDDELLSAPVVQAVLRDGNASISGNYTREEANDLKDEINRGALPLKLTEKYSQSVGATLGKQSLYQTIQAGLVASLFILVFMIWLYRVPGLLASFGLILHTWLLIVVFNFADFTLTLPGIAAIVLGVGMAVDANIITNERIKEEMRQGKSILSAVKAGGKHSFRTIMDSNITTIIVAIVMYIFGTGAVRGFALVLIVEIVLSIATNIYFIRFLLNLLLKAGKLRKPKYFGVKESEIGEL from the coding sequence ATGAAAAGACTCATCGCATTCATAACCGTCGTGGTCGTCTCAACGGCAATCATGGCTTGGACAAGCCCTGGTCTGCTTCGAGATGTACATCTTGGCCTGGATTTGAAGGGCGGATTCGAGATTTTGTATGAAGCCGAGCCATTTGAAGCCGGAGCAAAAGTTACGAAGGAGTCACTGCTCAAAACGGCCCAAAGCTTAGAGAAGCGCGCTAATCAGCTTGGTACAAGCGAGCCGGAGGTCACAACGGAAGGAACGAACCGGATTCGTCTGAAACTGGCTGGTGTTACCGACGAGAATGAAGTCCGAAAGCTAATGAAGAAGCCATCGACTCTGACGTTCCGCAGCAAGGATGGAACGGAGACGAGTCCCGAGCAATTTAACAAAATTGAATTGGTCGGCACTGACTTTGTCGAAGGAGGAGCATCCGTACAGTTCAATCAGCTGAACCAGCCGGAAATCGCCATCAAACTGAAGGATAAGGAGAAATTCGCCAAGGTTACCGAGCGGCTGCTGGGTAAGGAACTGGCTATTTTTCTCGATGATGAATTGTTGTCCGCCCCTGTTGTTCAGGCTGTGTTAAGAGACGGAAATGCTTCGATCAGCGGGAACTATACTCGCGAAGAAGCGAATGATTTGAAAGATGAGATTAACCGTGGGGCCCTGCCGCTTAAATTAACGGAGAAATACTCGCAGAGCGTCGGTGCAACGCTAGGGAAGCAATCTCTCTATCAGACGATTCAGGCGGGTTTGGTTGCCTCTTTGTTCATATTGGTCTTCATGATTTGGTTGTATCGCGTCCCGGGTCTTCTGGCCAGCTTTGGCTTGATTCTGCACACTTGGCTGCTTATCGTGGTCTTTAATTTTGCTGACTTTACGCTAACCCTTCCGGGGATTGCGGCCATCGTCCTTGGGGTCGGCATGGCAGTCGATGCCAACATTATTACCAATGAGCGGATCAAGGAGGAAATGCGTCAAGGCAAGAGCATCCTGTCTGCCGTGAAGGCAGGGGGCAAACACTCGTTCCGGACGATCATGGACTCGAACATTACAACGATCATTGTAGCGATCGTAATGTATATTTTCGGGACCGGAGCGGTCAGAGGTTTCGCCCTTGTCCTGATCGTTGAGATCGTGCTCAGCATTGCCACCAATATTTATTTTATCCGTTTCCTGCTGAACCTGCTGCTTAAAGCGGGCAAGCTGCGGAAGCCGAAATATTTCGGTGTAAAGGAGAGTGAAATTGGTGAGCTTTAA
- a CDS encoding post-transcriptional regulator: MDHQEFADKQLNETIEALCRSKVEEFRLIGYEHVTVSDIWNCVSHKYEKEGYPELHQLVNDILSLKSTQFMNYMTLSAFRGSRF, translated from the coding sequence ATGGATCATCAGGAATTCGCCGATAAGCAGTTAAATGAAACGATCGAAGCTCTATGCCGCAGCAAAGTGGAGGAATTCCGGCTTATCGGTTATGAGCATGTAACCGTATCGGACATTTGGAACTGCGTCAGTCATAAATATGAGAAAGAAGGATACCCCGAACTTCATCAATTGGTCAACGATATCCTTTCGCTCAAATCTACCCAGTTCATGAACTATATGACGTTATCTGCATTTCGTGGGTCCCGTTTCTAG
- the spoVB gene encoding stage V sporulation protein B, producing MNKQTFIQGTMILLVAGIVNRILGFIPRILLPRIIGAEGVGLYQLGYPFFLVLVTIITGGIPLAVAKLIAEAESSGQLGRSAAILRTSLVFTAGAGLIFTIVSLVGAPWISRYVLPDSRVYHTFLAMSPMIVIVAVSSVFRGYFQGKQNMIPSASSSIMETIGRIICVLWFSYLMLPMGVAYGAAGAMLGVAAGEVVGMAVILWHYWRARRKEIKAPPAGAAAAPAMDPGKGSSLNPDPGRWSFSTLKRILRIAVPVTGGRLVGSLSYLLESITTAQSLAIAGITTAIATAQYGSLQGMVIPLLLLPGALTSSLAVSLVPSLAEAQARGDMRTIHLRLHQSLRLALVTGGPFAALMYVLAEPLCLLIYNNADIAGMLKIMAPFALFLYAQSPLQAALQALDKPGRALLNTLIGAIIKISLILYLASNPSLGIYGAIIAIIANFAVVTLLHGYSVSRELRYRIPYLDVIKVICGMIIMAAAATYIYHELPISPLPEVQLVLAASISGLLYLVLAGAMGLIDLQDLRRLPLLRRWFR from the coding sequence TTGAATAAACAGACCTTTATCCAAGGGACCATGATCCTGCTTGTCGCGGGTATCGTCAATCGCATTCTCGGCTTCATTCCCCGCATCCTTCTTCCCCGAATCATCGGCGCCGAAGGCGTGGGCCTCTATCAGTTAGGGTACCCGTTCTTCCTCGTTCTGGTCACCATCATTACCGGGGGCATACCTCTAGCCGTCGCTAAGCTGATCGCGGAAGCGGAGTCGTCCGGCCAGCTAGGCCGATCGGCGGCAATACTGCGGACGAGCCTGGTTTTTACAGCAGGGGCGGGGTTGATCTTTACCATCGTCAGCCTGGTGGGCGCGCCGTGGATCAGCCGCTATGTCCTGCCGGATTCCCGGGTATACCATACCTTTCTCGCCATGAGCCCGATGATCGTGATTGTCGCCGTGTCCTCCGTATTTCGCGGCTATTTCCAAGGCAAGCAAAACATGATTCCTTCCGCGAGCTCATCAATTATGGAAACCATAGGACGGATCATATGCGTGCTGTGGTTCTCTTATCTGATGCTGCCTATGGGCGTTGCATATGGAGCCGCCGGGGCGATGCTCGGCGTAGCCGCCGGAGAAGTGGTCGGCATGGCGGTCATTCTATGGCACTATTGGCGCGCCCGCCGTAAAGAGATAAAGGCGCCGCCGGCGGGAGCAGCCGCAGCCCCGGCTATGGATCCGGGTAAGGGATCAAGCCTGAACCCGGATCCAGGACGCTGGTCTTTCTCTACCTTGAAGCGCATTCTCCGGATAGCAGTACCGGTTACAGGAGGCCGCCTCGTCGGCTCGCTGTCTTATTTGCTGGAATCGATCACCACCGCTCAAAGCCTGGCCATAGCCGGCATTACTACGGCGATTGCCACAGCCCAATATGGGTCGCTGCAAGGTATGGTAATCCCTTTGCTGCTGCTGCCAGGAGCGCTCACATCGTCGCTCGCCGTTTCCCTCGTTCCTTCTCTGGCTGAGGCCCAGGCACGTGGGGATATGCGCACGATCCATCTGCGGCTCCATCAATCTCTGCGGCTGGCTCTCGTTACGGGGGGACCCTTCGCGGCGTTGATGTATGTCTTAGCCGAGCCTTTATGCCTGCTTATATATAACAATGCAGATATCGCCGGAATGCTCAAAATCATGGCCCCGTTCGCCCTGTTCCTATACGCCCAATCGCCCCTGCAGGCTGCCCTGCAAGCGCTCGACAAGCCGGGACGCGCTCTGCTGAACACCTTAATCGGAGCAATTATCAAAATATCGCTCATCCTCTATCTGGCATCCAATCCAAGCTTAGGCATTTACGGAGCGATCATCGCCATCATCGCCAACTTTGCTGTCGTGACGCTGCTGCATGGCTACAGCGTATCGCGAGAACTGCGCTATCGTATTCCCTATCTCGATGTTATCAAAGTGATTTGCGGAATGATCATCATGGCCGCTGCGGCCACTTATATTTATCACGAACTGCCGATCAGCCCGCTTCCGGAAGTTCAGCTTGTCTTAGCCGCGTCTATTTCGGGGCTGCTGTATCTCGTGCTGGCGGGAGCCATGGGACTGATCGATCTTCAGGATCTCCGCCGGCTGCCGCTGCTGCGAAGATGGTTCCGCTAG
- a CDS encoding DUF421 domain-containing protein: MTVHLASLILRTVLMYITAFVVMRIMGKREIGELSIFDLVISVMIAEIAVFAIEDMKRPLYEGIVPMITLLLIQMAIAKVSLHSRGVRSLFDGKPSVIIQDGRINREEMRRQRYNLDDLLMQLRANNIDNVADVEFAVLETSGQLSVMPKKEAARSGRYEQGSAAAERASKPVVPRIRYEEIPLSLIMDGKVQDRNLEQIGKTRFWLKNQIQARGVKEFKEIFFCSIDHQGKLYINLMQDP; the protein is encoded by the coding sequence ATGACCGTACATCTCGCTTCGCTTATACTTCGGACCGTGCTCATGTATATTACCGCGTTTGTTGTCATGCGCATTATGGGAAAAAGAGAGATCGGGGAGCTGTCCATCTTTGACTTGGTCATTTCAGTCATGATTGCCGAAATCGCGGTATTCGCGATCGAGGATATGAAACGCCCCCTGTATGAAGGCATTGTTCCCATGATTACTTTGCTGCTAATACAAATGGCGATTGCCAAAGTGTCTTTGCACAGCCGGGGGGTGAGATCTCTGTTTGACGGCAAGCCCAGCGTAATTATTCAGGACGGCCGGATCAACCGGGAGGAGATGAGAAGGCAGCGTTATAATCTTGACGACCTGCTCATGCAGCTGCGAGCCAATAATATAGATAATGTGGCGGATGTTGAATTTGCTGTACTCGAGACTAGCGGCCAATTGAGCGTTATGCCCAAAAAAGAGGCGGCCCGGAGCGGACGCTACGAACAAGGCAGCGCTGCAGCCGAGCGAGCCAGCAAACCGGTGGTTCCTAGAATAAGATATGAAGAAATTCCTTTGTCCCTCATTATGGATGGCAAGGTTCAGGATCGCAATTTGGAGCAGATCGGCAAAACGCGATTTTGGCTGAAAAATCAAATTCAAGCCAGGGGCGTCAAGGAATTCAAGGAAATATTTTTTTGTTCCATCGATCATCAAGGGAAGCTGTATATCAATTTGATGCAGGACCCGTAG
- a CDS encoding TIGR04086 family membrane protein: protein MDFFRRLGSIRLSHPTLSGIWYAFLWMMIGALILSLLLQSGSLEEHNLTWPIYIVHAAALLFGGLTSGKRAGQKGWYQGALTGILYGLLVLCISFLALDNSPGLNDFTLLLPALLIGALGGMFGVNLHKKR from the coding sequence ATGGATTTCTTCCGACGATTGGGATCAATTCGACTTTCCCATCCCACCTTGTCTGGCATATGGTACGCTTTCCTGTGGATGATGATCGGGGCGCTGATTTTATCTCTGCTGCTGCAATCCGGTTCGCTGGAGGAGCACAATCTTACCTGGCCGATTTACATCGTGCATGCCGCTGCTCTGTTATTTGGGGGACTTACCTCAGGGAAGCGGGCTGGGCAGAAGGGCTGGTATCAGGGGGCGCTTACCGGAATATTGTACGGCCTTCTGGTATTGTGCATCAGCTTTCTGGCCTTGGACAATTCGCCGGGTCTAAACGATTTCACTTTACTTCTTCCTGCCTTATTGATCGGGGCTCTAGGAGGGATGTTCGGAGTCAATTTGCATAAAAAAAGATAA
- the yajC gene encoding preprotein translocase subunit YajC — translation MFQYAAAAGSGAANPIISLVVPFAIMFIVFYFLLIRPQKKKQQSRNEMLRALKKGDKIVTIGGLHGTIVSLTDDNVVLLVNDATKLTFERNAISHSVSTEKASESK, via the coding sequence ATGTTCCAGTATGCAGCAGCGGCAGGATCAGGTGCGGCGAATCCAATCATTTCCCTGGTTGTTCCGTTCGCGATCATGTTTATCGTGTTCTATTTTCTGTTGATTCGTCCTCAGAAGAAGAAGCAGCAATCACGCAATGAAATGCTGAGAGCGCTCAAGAAAGGGGACAAGATTGTCACCATCGGCGGTCTGCACGGTACAATCGTTTCGTTGACGGATGATAACGTGGTACTTCTCGTGAATGATGCGACGAAGCTGACGTTTGAGCGCAACGCGATCAGCCATAGCGTAAGCACAGAGAAGGCTTCCGAATCCAAGTAA
- the tgt gene encoding tRNA guanosine(34) transglycosylase Tgt — protein sequence MAAAITYEHIKTCKQSGARLGRVHTPHGVIETPIFMPVGTLATVKTMSPEELKEMNAQIILSNTYHLFLRPGHDIIREAGGLHKFMNWDRPILTDSGGFQVFSLSEMRKITEEGVHFRSHLNGDKLFLSPEVAMEIQNALGSDIMMAFDECAPYPAEHDYVKKSLERTTRWAERCLKSHARPHDQGLFGIVQGGMFEDLRKQSAKDLTSLDFPGYAIGGLSVGEPKHLMYEVLDYTVPLLPADKPRYLMGVGSPDALIEGSIRGIDMFDCVLPTRIARNGTTMTSQGRLVVRNAQYARDFGPLDPECDCYTCRNYSRAYLRHLIKSDETFGLRLTTYHNLYFLINLMRQVRQAIMEDRLLDFRDEFFERYGLFGNDKGF from the coding sequence TTGGCAGCAGCAATAACTTACGAACACATTAAGACGTGCAAGCAGTCGGGCGCAAGGCTCGGTCGGGTGCATACCCCGCACGGCGTGATTGAGACGCCGATTTTTATGCCGGTCGGAACGCTAGCCACAGTTAAGACGATGAGCCCGGAAGAACTTAAGGAAATGAATGCGCAAATTATATTGAGCAACACGTATCATTTGTTTCTGAGGCCCGGGCATGACATTATTCGTGAAGCAGGCGGACTGCATAAATTCATGAATTGGGATCGTCCGATCTTGACCGACAGCGGCGGATTCCAGGTGTTCTCACTCAGTGAAATGCGGAAGATTACGGAGGAGGGCGTGCACTTCCGCTCGCACCTGAACGGCGACAAGCTGTTCCTGTCTCCCGAAGTCGCGATGGAAATCCAAAACGCGTTGGGCTCGGATATTATGATGGCCTTTGACGAATGTGCGCCTTACCCGGCTGAGCATGATTATGTTAAAAAATCGCTTGAACGCACGACCCGCTGGGCCGAGCGCTGTCTGAAAAGCCATGCCCGCCCGCATGATCAAGGCTTATTCGGGATCGTCCAAGGCGGCATGTTCGAAGACTTGCGCAAACAGAGCGCGAAGGATTTGACTTCCCTGGATTTTCCGGGGTATGCTATTGGTGGACTGAGTGTTGGTGAGCCTAAGCATTTGATGTATGAGGTGCTCGATTATACGGTGCCTTTACTCCCGGCAGACAAGCCCCGTTATTTGATGGGGGTAGGATCGCCCGATGCGTTGATTGAAGGCTCCATCCGGGGAATCGATATGTTTGACTGCGTGCTGCCGACCAGGATTGCCCGCAACGGCACAACGATGACGAGCCAAGGCAGACTGGTGGTGCGCAACGCTCAATATGCAAGAGATTTCGGGCCGCTCGATCCGGAGTGCGATTGCTACACTTGCCGTAATTACTCCCGGGCTTACTTGCGGCACTTGATCAAAAGTGATGAGACATTCGGTCTTCGGCTGACTACATATCACAACCTGTATTTCTTAATTAACCTGATGCGTCAAGTTCGTCAGGCAATTATGGAAGACAGGCTGCTCGATTTCCGGGATGAGTTCTTCGAGCGGTATGGTCTGTTTGGCAATGATAAGGGATTCTAA
- the queA gene encoding tRNA preQ1(34) S-adenosylmethionine ribosyltransferase-isomerase QueA, whose translation MNVDLYDFELPEELIAQTPLADRTASRLLSLNKATGEVRHHMFPEILDYLQPGDTLVLNDTRVIPARLFGVKRDTGAKAEVLLLKNLEDDRWEALVKPGKKLKTGAVITFGDELTATIESEGDMGERVLSFSYEGIFNEILDRLGQMPLPPYIKEKLDDRERYQTVYSKHEGSAAAPTAGLHFTNELLEQVQAKGVDIAFITLHVGLGTFRPMSVERVEDHVMHEEYYILSEETAELLNATRQRGGRIIAVGTTSARTLETVAGKCQEGPITAMSGWTGIFIYPGYEFKLVDALLTNFHLPKSTLVMLVSALAGRERLLNAYREAVEHKYRFFSFGDAMFIY comes from the coding sequence ATGAATGTTGACTTATATGATTTTGAACTGCCGGAAGAATTAATCGCCCAGACACCGCTCGCCGATCGTACCGCATCCCGGCTGCTTTCTTTGAATAAGGCCACCGGTGAGGTGCGGCACCATATGTTTCCAGAGATATTGGACTACTTGCAGCCTGGAGATACGCTGGTATTGAATGATACGCGGGTAATTCCGGCCAGACTCTTTGGCGTCAAGCGGGACACAGGCGCCAAGGCCGAGGTTCTCCTGCTCAAGAACTTAGAGGACGACCGGTGGGAAGCGCTGGTCAAGCCCGGCAAAAAACTGAAGACCGGCGCTGTAATCACTTTCGGAGACGAACTGACAGCTACGATTGAGAGCGAAGGGGATATGGGGGAGCGCGTGCTTTCTTTTTCCTATGAGGGCATCTTTAACGAAATCCTGGATCGGCTAGGCCAGATGCCGCTTCCTCCGTACATTAAGGAGAAGCTCGACGACCGCGAGCGTTATCAGACCGTATATTCGAAGCATGAAGGGTCAGCCGCCGCACCGACTGCCGGTCTGCATTTCACGAATGAGCTGCTGGAGCAGGTGCAGGCTAAAGGTGTGGACATCGCTTTTATAACGCTGCATGTAGGCCTTGGAACCTTTCGGCCCATGTCGGTCGAGCGGGTAGAGGATCATGTCATGCATGAGGAATATTACATTCTGTCCGAAGAGACGGCAGAGCTGCTGAATGCGACCAGACAGCGCGGCGGGCGAATTATTGCCGTCGGCACGACTTCCGCCCGCACGCTGGAGACGGTGGCGGGTAAATGCCAGGAAGGTCCGATTACCGCGATGAGCGGCTGGACAGGCATATTTATTTATCCCGGCTATGAATTCAAACTGGTAGATGCGCTGCTTACTAATTTTCACTTGCCCAAGTCGACATTGGTCATGCTGGTCAGCGCTCTGGCCGGACGAGAGCGCCTGCTGAACGCATACCGTGAAGCCGTCGAGCACAAATACCGCTTCTTCAGCTTCGGGGATGCCATGTTTATTTATTAA
- a CDS encoding SpoIID/LytB domain-containing protein, giving the protein MIIPRPRRGQKNRGSKWATALLSAALLGGLFQTPAGADAMPDTRVRVAMFLDLGSTYKSIVPAVSLTAESAWQAGPQKDGGFESWLDFTPGQTVRFSVDGIKVKALESADWQMVSAAVKKLQSGTDKPVAVVTEQAGGTVYQVYTGPYASAEEASGAVTRVTQALAGQLGGAQPTIHGGYYYSAGLFRSKAEAEAYRQSLSLPGIEVKVAVVGASQYAVWVGGAVNDSALAALKGQILQLQPQLNLSPVDVQAPALIAYRDVTGEAASPMAVDHYAVSGANTKLLVRDSEDSVIQVAERSARKFRGDFEISSVNGQLALVNDVPLEQYLYSVVAAEVPSSWPQESLKAQAVAARSYALYHAAGNKFNVAGLVDTTLSQVYNGVDKEVDSIKQAVDSTAGEVIKSNGRIVEAIFSSNSGGMTADSTEVWSNPNATFGSMPSDGDKAAQAGLKSWYHVLLPSGKTGYVREDNVKLTGGKTAAGLDQMTVTANATNVRPIPLIQADVSPVAQMNPGDQAVVLGLVEESSSYAWIRGPYSSDELLKSLKGRTATEAPSPILNLEITQRGPSGRATQIKANGQILDVRYPDLFRSAFGGLPSTLFDIAATGRYTVQSAGGAMSTGTASSGTPVLSSSGVSNWSGGSMVVMGADGAARAVDQTNRFLFVGRGNGHGLGLSQWGAKGMADAGYDYISILQHYYQNVTIVKE; this is encoded by the coding sequence GTGATTATTCCTAGACCGAGACGAGGACAAAAAAACAGGGGCTCGAAGTGGGCAACGGCTCTATTGAGCGCAGCATTGCTGGGCGGCTTATTCCAGACGCCAGCCGGCGCGGATGCGATGCCGGACACACGAGTTCGCGTCGCCATGTTCCTGGACTTAGGCAGCACGTATAAATCGATAGTGCCGGCGGTGAGCCTGACTGCGGAATCGGCGTGGCAGGCAGGTCCGCAAAAAGACGGCGGCTTTGAGAGCTGGCTGGATTTTACCCCGGGCCAGACGGTACGCTTCAGCGTGGACGGGATTAAAGTCAAAGCGCTGGAAAGCGCAGACTGGCAAATGGTCTCGGCAGCCGTCAAGAAGCTGCAGAGCGGAACGGACAAGCCGGTGGCGGTTGTCACCGAGCAAGCGGGTGGAACGGTATATCAAGTGTATACCGGGCCTTATGCCAGCGCAGAAGAGGCATCTGGGGCGGTAACCCGCGTGACCCAGGCGCTGGCCGGACAGTTGGGAGGAGCACAGCCGACCATCCATGGGGGATACTATTACTCCGCAGGCTTATTTAGAAGCAAAGCGGAAGCGGAGGCTTACCGCCAATCGTTAAGCCTGCCAGGGATAGAAGTCAAGGTCGCTGTTGTGGGTGCCAGCCAATATGCGGTATGGGTCGGCGGAGCCGTTAACGATTCGGCATTGGCTGCCCTGAAGGGACAGATTCTTCAACTGCAGCCGCAATTGAATTTATCACCGGTGGATGTTCAGGCCCCTGCGCTGATTGCGTATCGCGATGTTACCGGGGAAGCGGCTTCCCCAATGGCGGTTGACCATTATGCGGTCAGCGGCGCAAATACGAAGCTGCTCGTGCGGGATAGCGAGGATTCCGTTATTCAGGTGGCCGAGAGATCAGCCCGTAAATTTCGCGGGGATTTCGAAATCAGCAGCGTAAACGGCCAGCTTGCCCTCGTAAACGACGTTCCGCTGGAGCAATATTTGTATTCGGTCGTCGCTGCAGAGGTGCCTAGCTCCTGGCCGCAGGAATCCTTGAAGGCGCAGGCGGTTGCAGCCCGGAGCTATGCGCTTTACCATGCAGCCGGCAATAAGTTCAACGTTGCGGGGCTGGTGGATACAACCTTAAGCCAGGTATACAATGGAGTTGATAAGGAAGTCGACAGCATCAAACAAGCCGTGGACAGCACAGCCGGCGAGGTTATAAAATCGAATGGCCGGATTGTGGAAGCCATTTTCTCCTCCAATAGCGGGGGCATGACGGCCGATTCGACCGAAGTATGGAGCAACCCGAACGCGACGTTTGGCAGCATGCCGAGCGATGGGGACAAGGCGGCGCAGGCAGGGTTGAAATCATGGTATCATGTGCTGCTGCCTTCGGGTAAAACGGGATACGTAAGGGAAGATAACGTAAAGCTTACGGGAGGAAAGACAGCCGCGGGCCTGGACCAAATGACGGTAACGGCAAACGCAACAAATGTCCGTCCGATTCCGCTGATCCAAGCGGATGTCAGCCCGGTAGCGCAAATGAATCCAGGCGATCAGGCGGTTGTCCTTGGCCTCGTTGAGGAATCCAGCTCATACGCGTGGATACGCGGCCCCTATAGCTCGGATGAACTGTTAAAGTCGCTGAAAGGCAGAACGGCGACCGAAGCCCCATCCCCGATCCTCAATTTGGAGATCACGCAGCGCGGGCCTTCCGGACGCGCAACGCAGATCAAAGCTAATGGGCAGATCCTCGATGTGCGTTATCCGGATTTATTCCGTTCTGCTTTTGGCGGGCTCCCAAGCACACTGTTTGATATTGCGGCTACCGGTAGGTATACTGTACAAAGCGCAGGCGGAGCAATGTCCACCGGGACAGCGTCCTCCGGCACGCCGGTGCTGTCTTCATCGGGCGTTAGCAACTGGAGCGGGGGCAGCATGGTCGTCATGGGAGCGGACGGTGCGGCCCGGGCCGTTGATCAGACGAACCGTTTCCTCTTCGTGGGACGCGGCAATGGGCATGGACTTGGCTTATCCCAATGGGGGGCCAAGGGAATGGCTGATGCAGGGTATGATTATATATCCATTTTGCAACACTATTATCAGAACGTAACTATCGTTAAGGAATGA